One region of Methanosphaera cuniculi genomic DNA includes:
- a CDS encoding DUF3100 domain-containing protein — translation MSPIKINLFDYKLHITVMICVIIAELIGTSTITIGSIHVVLLPLLYSISLAVLCYLIKPIKWISKNQSHTASVLMIILIGPLIAKLAISSGQNIELILKAGPLLILEELGDLGAIIFGLPVALLLGFKRETIGMTSSICREPQMAVLINKYGFESVELKGFMVVYLIGTVFGTIILSILTTVIASVIPLHPLSYAMACGIGSASMNVAGVSSLVALYPGMADNLYAFSAIANLISIVLSIYVYMLISLPLTERIYNFLEKRRKKIEFHKKKSISKKK, via the coding sequence ATGAGTCCAATTAAAATAAACCTATTTGACTATAAATTACACATAACAGTAATGATATGTGTTATTATTGCAGAACTTATAGGAACTTCTACAATTACCATAGGATCTATACATGTTGTTCTTTTACCACTACTTTATTCTATAAGTTTAGCTGTTTTATGTTATCTTATTAAGCCAATAAAATGGATTAGTAAAAATCAATCACACACAGCATCAGTTCTTATGATTATTTTAATAGGACCTTTAATTGCAAAACTTGCAATTTCAAGTGGACAAAATATAGAACTCATACTAAAAGCAGGACCACTACTAATACTTGAAGAACTAGGAGATCTGGGTGCTATTATATTTGGATTACCTGTAGCATTACTGCTAGGTTTTAAACGTGAGACTATTGGTATGACAAGCTCAATATGTCGTGAACCACAAATGGCAGTACTAATAAATAAATATGGCTTTGAATCAGTAGAACTAAAAGGTTTCATGGTAGTTTATCTTATTGGAACAGTCTTTGGAACAATAATTCTAAGTATTCTTACAACAGTAATAGCATCAGTTATTCCACTTCATCCACTCTCATATGCAATGGCATGTGGAATAGGAAGTGCAAGTATGAATGTTGCAGGAGTATCATCACTTGTCGCATTATATCCAGGTATGGCTGATAATTTATATGCATTTAGTGCAATAGCCAACCTTATTTCAATAGTACTAAGTATTTATGTATACATGCTAATATCACTCCCTTTAACTGAACGAATATATAACTTCCTAGAAAAAAGGAGAAAAAAAATAGAATTTCATAAAAAAAAGAGTATAAGTAAAAAAAAATAG
- a CDS encoding flippase, with protein MNVASRIIKNSSLLIIASLINNLMTFILTLFTARYLGTYNFGLISSATSLVGIFEIFTDMGLATFAIREVSRDKTLTSKYFGTVFFLRVIFSLVTFIAYTLVVLLSHTFTPEGIDVMIIFGVYMIFNSLTLCNYSLFQSNEKMQYQTIGNVIYSASVLAIILLIIFNGGNVIIVSLAYPIAIILSFTYTVYIAIKHYPKLGLCLERAFLKELITKGVPFGISYVFTSIYFWIALTILTFMSGSVAVGLFSASQKLLLVIAAMITLISNSIFPVMSELFTKDKLKLADLYHKLMKYMLIIAMPIVLGCVIFSHDIIYIIYGASYTQGSNALSILIWAGIFLFLSNISTTLLGAINRQFTVTKIVAIGAFVSIILNVILIKFYSYIGASIATVCIEALILSLTLYALSKTDYSLHMKSMIKPVTQVIIANLIMVIAIYVIHMPFIITVPIAAVVYIIALFITRSINQEDRKILYGFIEDMKKEKNTQN; from the coding sequence ATGAATGTAGCAAGTCGAATCATAAAAAATTCAAGCTTACTAATAATTGCAAGTCTAATTAATAACCTAATGACTTTCATACTCACACTTTTTACAGCAAGATATCTTGGTACATATAACTTTGGATTAATATCATCAGCAACATCACTTGTAGGAATATTTGAAATATTTACAGACATGGGTCTTGCAACATTTGCAATACGTGAAGTATCACGCGATAAAACACTTACAAGTAAATATTTTGGAACAGTATTTTTCTTGCGTGTAATATTTTCATTAGTAACATTTATAGCATATACACTAGTTGTACTTCTTAGTCATACATTTACACCTGAGGGAATTGATGTAATGATTATCTTCGGAGTTTATATGATATTTAACTCACTTACACTATGTAACTATTCACTTTTCCAAAGTAATGAAAAAATGCAGTATCAAACCATTGGTAATGTAATATATAGTGCATCTGTTCTTGCAATAATTCTTCTAATAATATTTAATGGAGGAAATGTGATTATAGTATCACTAGCATATCCTATTGCAATTATATTATCATTTACATACACAGTATACATAGCAATAAAACATTATCCAAAACTTGGCTTATGCTTAGAACGTGCATTTTTAAAAGAATTAATAACAAAAGGTGTTCCATTTGGAATATCATATGTATTTACATCAATATATTTCTGGATTGCACTTACCATACTAACATTTATGTCAGGAAGTGTAGCAGTAGGACTCTTTAGTGCATCACAAAAATTACTGCTTGTAATTGCAGCTATGATAACACTCATATCAAATTCAATCTTCCCTGTAATGAGTGAATTATTTACAAAAGATAAACTAAAACTTGCAGATTTATATCATAAACTAATGAAATACATGCTAATAATAGCAATGCCAATAGTACTTGGATGTGTAATATTTTCACATGATATTATCTACATTATATATGGTGCAAGTTATACTCAAGGATCAAATGCACTTAGTATACTTATATGGGCTGGAATATTCCTATTTTTAAGTAATATTTCAACAACACTACTTGGTGCAATAAATAGACAATTTACAGTAACAAAAATAGTGGCAATAGGAGCATTTGTAAGTATAATACTAAATGTTATACTAATTAAATTCTACTCATACATAGGAGCAAGTATAGCAACAGTATGTATAGAAGCATTAATATTATCACTAACACTATATGCACTCTCAAAAACAGACTACTCACTACATATGAAAAGTATGATAAAACCAGTAACACAAGTAATAATAGCAAATCTAATAATGGTAATAGCAATATATGTGATACATATGCCATTTATAATAACAGTACCAATAGCAGCAGTAGTATATATAATAGCACTATTTATAACCAGATCAATAAACCAAGAAGATCGTAAAATACTATATGGATTTATAGAAGATATGAAAAAAGAAAAAAATACACAAAACTAG
- a CDS encoding metal-dependent transcriptional regulator, which translates to MSNMHGKQISENVEEYLETIYKKSLKNNMAKTTEISKDLKIAPSSVTQMLKKLEEDGYVTYYQYKGVELTDKGYKIAKEIVRKHRLIEMFLYETLKLDMEDIHDQACAMEHSLSDEAERKLCQLLEYPNQCPDDHNIIPICDLNIPSCYECSKVHSIDEIPKRIEKLTSLGNMQPNQKGRIKFIRGNNDRIKKLLDMGITLETEITLLQTAPLNQPLKVLIENKQIELEKDLSYDIFVEIE; encoded by the coding sequence ATGTCTAATATGCATGGAAAACAAATAAGTGAAAATGTGGAAGAATACTTAGAAACCATATATAAAAAGAGCTTAAAAAATAACATGGCAAAAACTACGGAAATATCAAAAGATCTTAAAATAGCACCAAGTAGTGTAACACAAATGCTAAAAAAACTAGAAGAAGATGGTTATGTAACATATTATCAGTATAAAGGAGTAGAATTAACAGATAAGGGATATAAAATAGCAAAAGAAATAGTACGAAAACACAGACTAATTGAAATGTTTTTATATGAAACACTAAAACTTGACATGGAAGACATACACGATCAAGCATGTGCAATGGAACATTCCCTATCTGATGAAGCAGAACGAAAACTATGTCAACTACTTGAATATCCAAATCAATGCCCTGATGATCATAATATAATACCAATATGTGATTTAAACATACCATCATGTTATGAATGCTCAAAAGTACATAGTATTGATGAAATACCAAAAAGAATAGAAAAACTAACATCACTAGGAAACATGCAACCAAACCAAAAAGGACGTATAAAATTTATCCGTGGAAATAATGATCGTATTAAAAAACTACTTGATATGGGAATAACACTTGAAACTGAAATAACACTACTTCAAACTGCACCTCTAAATCAGCCACTTAAAGTGTTAATTGAAAATAAGCAAATAGAACTTGAAAAAGATCTATCATATGATATATTTGTTGAAATAGAATAA
- a CDS encoding class I adenylate-forming enzyme family protein, with protein MINVTTFLDANACRLNKPVYYSVDRGIKYTSSEVLGIVSEISRRLVEYDIKKGDRVLIYLENIPEYLFSILALWRIGAVVVPTNRIYTTNEIKYYIEDSKAKLIITDKPLHDIDIRQFIIPIMDEYKNSEVFEAVNTTWDDLCQLQYTSGTTGKPKGAMLTQGNWFSAIQNECDVLKMDHSNVLFCIYPMAHVGISWAISSLRAGALTITKNNYTFDEYLDIIYDNQVTNATGMPPVIHSILSYPKKVANKLYSVKSMISGGGPLHKDLWRKFYKKYGIAVLNAYGSSETIVVGTGTMIRPEDYAFADRFESVGHPVCFSEVKIVDPQNPNVSLPHNENGEVALRGPSIAQGYWMRPEQTQETFTENGWFLTGDIGYLDEDNRLFITDRKKDMIIMSGWKIYPTEVEEELIKSDLVSEIAVFSLPHEHRGEIPVAAVVWEDEKDEDALLDYAREKLARYKIPRKIFTTEELPRVNGWKLLRNKLKEEYINKE; from the coding sequence GTGATTAATGTAACAACATTTCTAGATGCAAATGCATGTAGATTAAATAAACCAGTATATTATTCAGTAGATAGAGGTATAAAATATACATCAAGTGAAGTACTAGGGATAGTATCAGAAATTTCAAGACGATTAGTAGAATATGATATAAAAAAAGGAGATCGTGTATTAATATATCTTGAAAATATACCTGAATACTTATTTTCCATACTAGCATTATGGCGTATAGGAGCAGTAGTAGTACCAACAAATAGAATATATACAACAAATGAAATTAAATACTATATTGAAGATTCAAAAGCTAAACTTATAATTACAGATAAACCATTACATGATATAGATATAAGACAATTCATAATACCTATAATGGATGAATATAAAAACTCAGAAGTATTTGAAGCTGTAAATACAACATGGGATGATTTATGTCAACTTCAATATACAAGTGGTACAACAGGAAAACCAAAAGGTGCAATGTTAACTCAGGGAAACTGGTTTAGTGCAATACAAAATGAATGTGACGTACTAAAAATGGATCATAGCAATGTATTATTTTGCATATATCCAATGGCACATGTAGGTATATCATGGGCAATATCATCACTTCGTGCAGGTGCACTTACAATTACAAAAAACAACTACACATTTGATGAATATCTAGACATAATATATGATAATCAAGTGACAAATGCAACAGGAATGCCACCTGTAATACATTCAATACTATCATATCCTAAAAAAGTTGCAAACAAACTATACTCAGTAAAATCAATGATATCAGGAGGAGGACCACTACATAAGGACTTATGGCGTAAATTCTATAAAAAATATGGAATAGCAGTACTAAATGCATATGGATCATCAGAAACAATAGTAGTAGGAACTGGAACAATGATAAGACCAGAAGATTATGCATTTGCAGATCGATTTGAAAGTGTAGGACATCCTGTATGTTTTAGTGAAGTTAAAATAGTAGATCCACAAAATCCAAATGTAAGCTTACCACACAATGAAAATGGGGAAGTAGCACTTAGAGGTCCATCAATAGCACAAGGATACTGGATGAGACCAGAACAAACACAAGAAACATTCACAGAAAATGGATGGTTTCTAACAGGAGATATAGGATACTTAGATGAGGATAATCGTCTTTTTATAACAGATCGTAAAAAAGATATGATAATCATGTCAGGATGGAAAATTTATCCAACAGAAGTTGAAGAAGAATTAATAAAAAGTGACCTTGTAAGTGAAATAGCAGTATTTAGCCTACCTCACGAACACAGAGGAGAAATACCAGTAGCAGCAGTAGTATGGGAAGATGAAAAAGATGAAGATGCACTACTAGATTATGCACGAGAAAAACTAGCACGATATAAAATACCACGAAAAATCTTCACAACAGAAGAACTACCACGTGTAAATGGGTGGAAACTACTACGAAATAAACTTAAAGAAGAATATATAAATAAAGAATAA
- a CDS encoding Ig-like domain-containing protein, whose amino-acid sequence MKQKIFLLFVLSTIFILSSTVSAADNTNITASAVSDNSISTNDNTNVENLQYETQNLETKKKQNSQYQDNIITQTNSNSQNTTQNTQDPTILGHLEDDEETNRTIKWSENGNNSFTIDHLEDDEETNRTIKWGKETQITVIIPNETFINSTVPISGVLKDIEDKAIAYKTVKITISGEEFKAITNENGIYNIMYTTTMAGELPVHVEFEGDEVYNLSETESKLNVIRKISNNEKQDVIIIIKPVNIVVGEKVTLQAIVKNEERNLVTGGNLVFKLNGVTMKDNFGFTGNGAAYKINVVNGIAQVTFIPTSDIRGAKTIEVTYSGNKLYNKLKSEKQNVTVAKRNATLTLSSEDIVNNHEIITFTVKVNDKTLQSQNTTAINDGYVLFFVNGRTLKDADQKPIKVAVEDNKASYSYHVDIKDATNTLQTYTVTARYYNQNYNAYALENSNYSGSGIECKPNQFIVLIGNDEF is encoded by the coding sequence ATGAAACAGAAAATATTTCTATTATTCGTATTATCCACTATATTCATATTATCAAGTACTGTAAGTGCAGCTGATAATACAAATATTACTGCATCAGCAGTATCAGATAATAGCATAAGTACAAATGATAATACAAATGTAGAAAACTTACAATATGAAACTCAAAATCTTGAAACAAAGAAAAAACAAAATAGTCAATATCAAGATAACATTATAACACAAACTAATTCTAATTCTCAAAATACAACACAAAATACTCAAGATCCTACTATTCTAGGTCACCTTGAAGATGATGAAGAAACAAATAGAACAATAAAATGGAGTGAAAATGGAAACAATTCATTCACAATTGACCATCTTGAAGATGATGAAGAAACAAACAGGACAATAAAATGGGGTAAAGAGACACAAATAACAGTAATAATACCTAATGAAACTTTTATAAACTCAACAGTCCCAATAAGTGGAGTTTTAAAAGACATTGAAGATAAAGCAATTGCATATAAAACAGTGAAAATAACAATTTCTGGAGAAGAATTTAAAGCAATTACAAATGAGAATGGAATATATAACATCATGTACACAACAACCATGGCTGGAGAACTACCAGTACATGTGGAATTTGAAGGTGATGAAGTATATAACTTATCAGAAACTGAAAGTAAATTAAATGTTATTAGAAAAATTAGCAACAATGAAAAACAAGATGTAATAATTATAATTAAACCTGTAAACATTGTTGTTGGTGAAAAAGTAACACTCCAAGCAATAGTTAAAAATGAAGAAAGAAACCTAGTAACAGGTGGAAATCTTGTATTTAAATTAAATGGAGTAACAATGAAAGATAACTTTGGTTTCACAGGTAATGGTGCAGCTTATAAAATAAATGTGGTAAATGGAATTGCACAAGTAACATTTATACCAACATCAGATATACGTGGAGCAAAAACCATTGAAGTAACCTACAGTGGTAATAAACTCTACAATAAATTAAAATCTGAAAAACAAAATGTAACTGTAGCAAAAAGAAATGCAACTTTAACATTATCATCAGAAGATATTGTTAATAATCATGAGATCATAACATTTACAGTAAAAGTAAATGATAAAACACTACAATCTCAAAATACAACAGCAATAAATGATGGATATGTACTCTTCTTTGTAAATGGAAGAACATTAAAAGATGCAGATCAAAAACCAATAAAAGTAGCTGTGGAAGATAATAAAGCATCATATTCATATCATGTTGATATAAAAGATGCAACAAACACACTACAAACTTATACAGTTACAGCAAGATATTATAATCAAAATTATAATGCTTATGCACTAGAAAATTCAAACTACTCAGGTAGTGGAATAGAATGCAAACCAAATCAATTTATTGTACTTATAGGTAATGATGAGTTTTAG
- a CDS encoding rubredoxin codes for MEVQKYKCTLCGWIYDPEEHDGILFEDLPKEWTCPLCGAGKELFVPVGKD; via the coding sequence ATGGAAGTGCAAAAATATAAATGTACTCTTTGTGGATGGATATATGACCCAGAAGAGCACGATGGAATTCTCTTTGAAGACTTACCAAAAGAATGGACATGTCCACTATGTGGAGCAGGTAAAGAATTATTTGTTCCTGTAGGAAAAGACTAA